In one window of Cydia fagiglandana chromosome 1, ilCydFagi1.1, whole genome shotgun sequence DNA:
- the LOC134670374 gene encoding trafficking protein particle complex subunit 4, translated as MVIYGVFIVSKSGGLIYNYDHNIPRVETEKTFGFPLDIKLQYENKKVVVVFGQRDGINVGHVLLSVNGSPVTGRTTEDGRDVFTIIETKENYPLSLKFGRPRATTNEKIVLASMFYPLFALASQLSPVPKCSGIESLTADSFKLSCFQTLTGVKFILVTEPSMTGSEAVLKRIYELYSDYALKNPFYSLEMPIRCELFDTSLHTLLELVEKSGTSNL; from the exons ATGGTGATATACGGTGTGTTCATCGTAAGTAAGTCCGGGGGACTTATATACAATTACGACCACAACATTCCACGAGTGGAAACTGAGAAAACCTTTGGATTTCCACTGGATATCAAACTGCAGTACGAAAATAagaaagtagtagtagtatttgGGCAAAGAGACGGAATAAACG ttggacACGTACTACTCTCTGTAAACGGGTCTCCAGTGACTGGCAGGACGACAGAAGATGGCAGGGACGTCTTCACTATTATAGAAACTAAG GAAAACTACCCACTAAGCCTAAAATTTGGCAGGCCTCGCGCTACCACAAATGAAAAAATTGTTCTGGCTAGTATGTTCTACCCGCTGTTTGCACTGGCCAGCCAGCTAAGCCCTGTTCCTAAGTGCTCAGGCATAGAGTCCCTCACTGCTGACTCATTCAAGCTTTCTTGCTTCCAGACCCTCACAG GTGTGAAGTTCATACTGGTTACGGAGCCAAGTATGACAGGCAGCGAGGCGGTACTCAAACGCATCTACGAGCTGTATTCAGACTATGCACTCAAGAACCCATTCTACTCCCTAGAGATGCCCATTCGCTGTGAACTGTTTGATACTTCTCTACACACGCTGCTGGAACTAGTGGAGAAATCTGGCACTAGCAATTTGTAG
- the LOC134680177 gene encoding palmitoyltransferase ZDHHC23-B, translating into MGLTAENMEELLSYGANKSNKKKVEMDKILPFVILPLLLLLSAWSRAMTIVVMVAIGMGALYVHSRPRQKNRSPFFLSWTLSSGIYLFLIFEFGVMRLLEITQLENFVFLLLVACTCYFFYKMKAIADFELATGSSKGKEYSPVLTSDSHYCQICQIEVNERFFHSIWWDCCVLRPNYPCYLAGQIFAFATLLFGTNLALTSVCQPFILIGTILLPEDCQDVYYQMDLAICFASSVYGVGYLLIITFVLLHQLLVYIPKYSEPQWRKIVNVLNV; encoded by the exons ATGGGGCTGACAGCAGAAAACATGGAAGAATTACTGTCATACGGAGCAAACAAAAGTAACAAAAAGAAAGTAGAAATGGATAAAATACTGCCGTTTGTTATCCTCCCGCTTTTGCTGCTTTTATCCGCGTGGTCACGAGCGATGACTATAGTCGTCATGGTGGCTATAGGTATGGGAGCCCTCTATGTTCATTCTAGGCCACGTCagaaaaatag GTCACCGTTCTTCCTCTCCTGGACTCTCTCTTCCGGGATATACCTGTTCCTGATCTTCGAGTTTGGTGTGATGCGCCTGCTGGAGATCACACAATTGGAGAACTTTGTGTTTCTTTTACTCGTGGCGTGCACTTGTTACTTCTTCTACAAGATGAAGGCAATTGCCGACTTTGAACTGGCAACTGGGTCATCTAAGGGAAAGGAATATAG TCCAGTTTTGACTTCAGACTCACATTATTGCCAGATATGTCAAATTGAAGTAAATGAAAGGTTCTTCCATTCAATATG GTGGGACTGCTGTGTGCTCCGACCAAACTACCCATGCTACCTAGCGGGTCAAATATTCGCGTTCGCAACACTGCTGTTCGGCACAAACCTGGCCCTGACCTCCGTCTGCCAGCCGTTCATACTGATCGGCACTATCCTGCTGCCTGAAGACTGCCAGGATGTGTACTATCAGATGGA TCTGGCGATATGTTTCGCATCGTCGGTGTACGGAGTGGGATACCTGCTCATCATCACGTTCGTCCTGCTGCATCAACTGCTGGTTTACATACCTAAATACAGTG AACCCCAATGGCGGAAGATAGTCAACGTGCTGAATGTGTGA